A genomic region of Arachis stenosperma cultivar V10309 chromosome 9, arast.V10309.gnm1.PFL2, whole genome shotgun sequence contains the following coding sequences:
- the LOC130949684 gene encoding receptor-like protein kinase ANXUR1 — protein MRQEKKISMKSVQVCKLCRTKLYSSYPQLSVSYSAHHAHIYFIQSLVCITVLLNAIHGSSQPNKAESLILGCGLEEGGGKDADGRQWEPDNKYVSGDKSVISKASFQDPSLLSVVPYMTARIFPSEATYKFSVQPDKRYWLRLHFYPALYSNFDPSNSYFSVTANGVVLLTNFSASITCQALSQAYIDREYSLAPLNSDSLTLTFKPSENHDGAFAFVNGIQLIQMPDLFDTAAMVGFAEQSVDLKAMHSQTMFRLNVGGQFISATQDSGLSRMWYDDTPYLFGAATGVTTQAAKDVMINYQSMPQYVAPPSVYSTSRSMGEDKDVNLHYNLTWVFSVDPNSMYLVRLHFCDYYYSKVNELVFQIFLNNQTVTNVFDVIAVSGGKGVPTYKDFVVYTQGNEGFSNNLWLALHPSVEQKPSYYDALLNGVEIFKVNDTDLSGPNPLPSAMLEEHEEKERSFAEDDDSISATIKKHIVIGGAAGGAGFAVVAAILIVAHKNKKKAPASYSNTSSWLPVYANTHTNGTKSTVSGKSNGSGSNHLSAMTQGLCRYFSLQEMKQATKNFDESNVIGVGGFGKVYKGVIDNGFKVAIKRSNPQSEQGVNEFQTEIEMLSKLRHKHLVSLIGFCEEGDEMCLVYDYMALGTLREHLYKGNKPLETLTWKQRLEICIGAARGLHYLHTGAKYTIIHRDVKTTNILLDENWVAKVSDFGLSKTGPNMNQGHVTTVVKGSFGYLDPEYFRRQQLTEKSDVYSFGVVLFEVLCARPALNPNLPKDQVSLSDWALQCKRKGTLENIIDPCLKGKINPESLNKFADTAEKCLSDCGLDRPSMNDLLWNLEFALNLQENPDASHDEIHQFEEVNLNDNNDMAAHST, from the exons AACTAAACTTTATAGTTCCTATCCTCAATTATCGGTTAGCTACTCAGCACATCATGCTCATATATATTTCATTCAGA GCCTTGTTTGTATAACGGTATTGTTGAACGCAATTCATGGTTCATCACAACCAAACAAGGCAGAGTCACTGATCTTGGGATGCGGTTTGGAAGAAGGCGGTGGCAAAGATGCAGACGGAAGACAATGGGAACCAGACAACAAGTACGTATCAGGGGACAAATCGGTCATTTCAAAAGCTTCCTTCCAAGACCCTTCGCTTCTCTCCGTGGTTCCTTACATGACAGCAAGAATCTTCCCATCAGAAGCCACCTACAAATTCTCCGTTCAACCGGACAAGCGTTACTGGCTCAGGCTCCATTTCTACCCCGCTCTTTACTCTAATTTCGACCCTTCCAATTCATATTTCTCCGTAACCGCCAACGGCGTTGTTCTTTTAACAAATTTCAGTGCATCAATCACGTGTCAGGCTCTCAGTCAGGCCTACATTGACAGAGAGTATTCCTTGGCACCTCTCAATTCTGACTCCCTCACCCTCACCTTCAAGCCATCGGAGAATCACGACGGCGCTTTCGCCTTCGTCAACGGAATTCAACTAATCCAGATGCCCGACTTGTTTGATACAGCTGCCATGGTAGGCTTTGCTGAACAATCTGTCGATTTAAAAGCTATGCATTCTCAGACCATGTTTAGATTAAACGTCGGCGGGCAATTCATATCGGCAACACAAGATTCCGGTCTAAGCCGGATGTGGTACGACGACACACCATATCTCTTCGGTGCGGCAACCGGCGTCACGACCCAAGCTGCCAAAGATGTCATGATCAATTACCAATCCATGCCGCAATATGTAGCTCCTCCTAGTGTTTACTCTACGTCAAGATCCATGGGGGAGGATAAGGATGTCAACCTTCACTACAATCTCACATGGGTTTTTAGCGTGGATCCTAATTCCATGTACCTTGTTAGGTTGCATTTTTGTGATTACTACTATTCCAAAGTGAATGAGCTCGTCTTCCAGATCTTTCTCAACAACCAAACGGTTACAAATGTGTTTGATGTGATTGCGGTGTCAGGTGGAAAAGGGGTTCCAACTTATAAAGACTTCGTGGTGTATACCCAAGGAAATGAAGGCTTTAGCAATAACCTTTGGCTTGCACTTCACCCTTCGGTTGAGCAAAAGCCTTCGTATTACGATGCATTGCTTAACGGGGTTGAGATTTTCAAGGTCAATGACACAGACTTGTCCGGTCCTAATCCTCTGCCTTCGGCAATGCTGGAAGAGCACGAGGAAAAGGAAAGGAGCTTTGCAGAAGACGACGACAGCATTTCCGCTACCATTAAGAAGCACATCGTCATAGGTGGAGCTGCAGGGGGTGCTGGTTTCGCCGTGGTCGCTGCAATTCTCATAGTTGCTCATAAGAACAAAAAGAAGGCGCCAGCATCTTACTCCAACACTTCAAGTTGGTTGCCCGTTTATGCGAACACGCACACCAATGGGACCAAATCCACGGTGTCAGGGAAGAGTAACGGCAGCGGTAGCAACCACTTGTCAGCCATGACTCAGGGACTCTGCCGGTACTTCTCGTTACAAGAGATGAAGCAGGCAACGAAAAATTTCGACGAGtcgaatgttattggcgttggAGGGTTTGGCAAAGTTTACAAGGGCGTCATCGACAATGGGTTCAAAGTAGCAATCAAGAGATCAAACCCGCAATCAGAACAAGGAGTGAATGAATTTCAAACAGAGATAGAAATGCTTTCCAAGTTAAGGCACAAGCATTTGGTTTCGTTAATCGGATTCtgtgaggaaggtgatgagatGTGCCTTGTTTATGACTACATGGCTCTTGGCACCTTAAGGGAACATCTTTACAAGGGAAACAAACCATTGGAGACTCTAACATGGAAGCAAAGGTTGGAAATATGCATTGGAGCCGCAAGAGGGCTTCATTACCTTCACACTGGGGCCAAATACACAATCATCCATAGAGATGTGAAAACAACTAACATCCTTCTTGATGAGAATTGGGTTGCCAAGGTCTCGGATTTCGGTTTGTCAAAAACCGGTCCAAACATGAATCAAGGCCATGTTACCACCGTGGTGAAGGGTAGTTTTGGATATTTGGATCCAGAATACTTTAGGAGGCAACAGTTGACTGAAAAGTCTGACGTGTACTCGTTCGGGGTGGTTCTGTTCGAGGTGTTGTGTGCTCGGCCCGCATTGAATCCAAACCTTCCAAAAGATCAAGTTAGCCTTTCGGATTGGGCTCTTCAGTGCAAGAGAAAAGGAACATTGGAGAACATCATTGATCCTTGTCTGAAAGGGAAGATCAACCCGGAGAGCTTGAACAAGTTCGCCGATACTGCCGAGAAGTGTTTGTCCGATTGTGGACTCGATCGTCCCTCCATGAATGACTTGTTGTGGAACCTTGAATTTGCTCTCAACTTGCAAGAGAATCCTGATGCTTCACATGATGAAATTCATCAGTTTGAAGAAGTGAACTTGAATGACAATAATGACATGGCGGCACACTCTACGTAA